The DNA sequence GTCCTCAAAGACGAGACCTCCTGGGATGCCGTCAACGAACGGCTGAAGCGGGTCTTTGGGATCGCGCACTATTCGCTCGCCCACTCGGTGCCGCTGGACCTGGCACGCCCCAACCTCGACGCACTCAAGGAAGCCGTCGGCCGGGAAGTGGCGCCCCAGTCGTTCGCCACCTTCCGCGTCTCGACCAAACGGGCCGACAAGCGCTTTCCCTTTACCTCGGTGGACGTGGACCGGGATGTCGGCGCCCACCTCTGCCGGCTCACCGGCAAGAAGGTCAACCTGAGCCGCCCGGACCTGACCGTGCAGATCGAGCTGCTGGCCAAAGCCGCCTACTATTCGACCAAGAAAGAAGCGGGATCGGGCGGATTGCCGGTCGGTATCAGCGGAAAGGTGGCCTGCTGTATTTCCGGCGGCATCGACTCTCCGGTCGCCGCCCACCGCATGATGAAGCGCGGCTGCCGGGCCGTCTTTGTCCATTTCCACGGCCGCCCCTACGTGAGCCGCGCCTCGGAGGAAAAGGTCCGGGAAATCGTCCGGCTCCTGACGCAATACCAGTGCTACTCGCGCCTGTATCTGGTGCCGTTCGGGGAGATTCAGCGGCAGATCGTACTGGGCGCGCCAGCCGCCTTTCGCATCGTCCTGTACCGCCGGATGATGCTCCGCATCGCCGAGGAGCTGGCGCGGAAGGAGCGCTGCTGGGCCCTGGTCACCGGAGACAGCCTCGGCCAGGTGGCCTCGCAAACGCCGGAGAACTTGAGCGTGGTGCAGGAAGCGGCGCAGTTGCCGATCCTGCGTCCGCTGATCGGCATGGACAAGATCGAGATCACCGAGCAGGCGGAGCGGATCGGCACGTTCGAGACCTCCATCGAACCGGACCAGGACTGCTGCTCGCTCTTCGTCCCACCGCATCCCAGCACCAAGACCGGACTGGACACGATCCGGAAAATCGAGCGCGCGTTCGACCTCGTCGCCCTGGTCAAGCAGGGACTGGAGCAGGCGGAGTTGGCCGAATTCTCTTTCCCGACTTAGCGCGCCTGCGCCCGCGCGAGAGCCGTCTCCCGCAGGATGCGGAAGTGCTTCTCCAATTGCCGCTTCAGCTCCAACGCCACGAGCCAATCGGGAGCCAGGGTCTTCACCTCTACGAGCAGGGTGAACTCCGCCTTCGTGGCCGCGGCGCTTCCATCCGGGCCAAGCGTCCACGTCCGCTCATATCGTTTGAAGTCCCCTTCCAGAAACGTCGTGACCAGCCCGCCGCCGGGCGGCACTCGGTTGTCGCACATGAGACGGCTTTCACCGGGCAAGATGGGGTGCCGGATGTAGAGCTCCGTGATCACCCTGTCCGACCGGCGGTCCAGACGCGCCATGCGCATGGTCACCCCGAACAGGTGCGGCCAGTTTTCATAGTCCGTCAGCACTTGCTGCACCACGGACGGAGGGACCGGCAGGCGGAGCGA is a window from the Nitrospirota bacterium genome containing:
- the thiI gene encoding tRNA 4-thiouridine(8) synthase ThiI codes for the protein MRCAIIHYHELALKGRNRPYFEQRLVRNIRLVLRDLGVGQVDALPGRIRVVLKDETSWDAVNERLKRVFGIAHYSLAHSVPLDLARPNLDALKEAVGREVAPQSFATFRVSTKRADKRFPFTSVDVDRDVGAHLCRLTGKKVNLSRPDLTVQIELLAKAAYYSTKKEAGSGGLPVGISGKVACCISGGIDSPVAAHRMMKRGCRAVFVHFHGRPYVSRASEEKVREIVRLLTQYQCYSRLYLVPFGEIQRQIVLGAPAAFRIVLYRRMMLRIAEELARKERCWALVTGDSLGQVASQTPENLSVVQEAAQLPILRPLIGMDKIEITEQAERIGTFETSIEPDQDCCSLFVPPHPSTKTGLDTIRKIERAFDLVALVKQGLEQAELAEFSFPT